The Podarcis raffonei isolate rPodRaf1 chromosome 2, rPodRaf1.pri, whole genome shotgun sequence genome window below encodes:
- the AATK gene encoding serine/threonine-protein kinase LMTK1 isoform X5: MSRQPGRSVQLLKSTDLGRHSLLYLKEIGHGWFGKVFLGEVNAGLSSTQVVVKELKASASVQDQMQFLEEAQPYRALQHTNLLQCLAQCAEVTPYLLVMEFCPLGDLKGYLRSCHAAEALAPDPLTLQRMACEVSCGLLHLHRNNYVHSDLALRNCLLTADLTVKIGDYGLSHCKYKDDYFVTADQLWVPLRWVAPELIDEVHGNLLIVDQTKTSNIWSLGVTIWELFELGSQPYCHYSDRQVLTYAIKEQQLKLPKPQLPLSLSDRWYEVMQFCWLQPEQRPTAEEVHLLLSYLCAKGASEAEEEFERRWNSMKPGGGGGGGGGSGSGSSHVGVELSSFPLLEHFSNDGDDVLTVMETSHGLNFEYKWDQGKTEHLPASAMSPRDAARYHELYYAASGSSGGRGDGRHLSLGVSPSCYECKVQGCPGLHTPGVVPVLSAHSPSLNSEYYIRIEEAASEGSGTDLDYTMCSYSPEFGRPSHWQAKEGCYESNSSPTVSLTMEPLLGHSGAHGDSGHWEPPDYYSYGGQGDKEASPYYEASLKDGPEDYLLEEHGASEWPVAAPQKSIFADPLGVSPSVGYAYKEEAAVADSVTLELGEEEEEEEEEEEENSCGSPGSEGDENNGSPSSSKHWTSNTSANNNSCHLLPPCEPPAKDSWCYRHMITFQGLMAEPLCTVPRDGPTLGIEDLRAALLGEERVASSHTGSPCPDTDLPSEERASAKVASVEISAGNATNPLTESGLECLLAATTPPPPGDTDSVASVLEPVNNTDAGDATVPEEEAPGTGEDPVVVEEASAECSPKVPREINVDSGKNTTTGEQDRTPDKTVSSASFPDLDEASDEDTAELTSGVFTDFPVDCTERQDVIVTLKSLQKQVETPDSLELLDIPSTTSSCEAFSPTAYVPSSQPKALDSGYDTENYESPEFVLKEPHEPREPEAFTQLEKAPDGPEGPAKELSLSNSFSAELQALDEKNPYRDSAYFSDYDTEGGTREDGEGDSDGSEGHEPELPQVDVGELGKDPAQNSSGESRPTLLEPTCPQEDGMGCTFPPATSDQGTGTSLSQELVVNGVTVAELDSSRGKSDEAVALPQVPPPATRSFFLSPVVASPDVPNGACEGDVGTGSNAVARAAEEPGEGQERCCPGEQPQSSPGLSLDLSSAPSRHPSVPAELEEEEDDTEDSDESDEELRCYNIQDQSEESEEELPAVPIVVAESHSARNLRSLLKMPSLLVETFCDDLERKKKAVSFIEDVTVYLFDQESPTKELAEHPFPGVTEPPVAPPVHKDSNGSPSPAERTDAPSSSPEGSISEESKGGAFEWEDDFPLMAVKASVMPSLTSAAPEPALPGLPPTLVPAQKQVLPIQFSRFTVSPAPVSRFSITHVTDSDAGSVGGSSENRGDRE, translated from the exons ATGTCCAGGCAACCTGGGCGCTCAG TGCAGCTGCTCAAATCCACTGACCTGGGACGCCATAGCCTGCTATACCTCAAGGAAATTGGCCATGGATGGTTTGGCAAG GTGTTCCTCGGTGAGGTGAATGCAGGGCTGAGCAGCACTCAGGTGGTAGTGAAGGAACTCAAAGCCAGTGCCAGTGTTCAAGATCAGATGCAGTTCCTGGAAGAGGCCCAGCCTTACAG GGCACTCCAGCATACCAATCTCCTTCAGTGCCTGGCCCAGTGTGCAGAAGTGACGCCCTACCTGCTGGTGATGGAGTTCTGCCCATTG GGTGACCTGAAGGGCTACCTGCGGAGCTGCCATGCGGCCGAGGCACTGGCACCAGACCCCCTCACCTTGCAACGTATGGCCTGCGAGGTGTCCTGCGGCCTGCTGCATCTTCACCGCAACAACTACGTGCACAG TGACCTGGCGCTGCGGAACTGCTTACTCACGGCTGACCTGACAGTCAAAATCGGCGACTACGGCCTCTCTCACTGCAAATACAAA GATGACTACTTTGTGACGGCTGACCAACTGTGGGTACCCCTGCGCTGGGTGGCGCCTGAACTCATCGACGAGGTGCATGGCAACCTGCTTATTGTTGACCAGACCAAGACCAGCAATATCTG GTCCTTGGGCGTGACCATCTGGGAGCTCTTTGAGCTGGGCAGCCAGCCCTACTGCCACTACTCGGACCGGCAGGTGCTCACTTACGCCATCAAGGAGCAGCAGCTTAAACTTCCTAAGCCGCAGCTCCCACTCTCACTGTCTGACCGCTG GTACGAGGTGATGCAGTTTTGCTGGCTGCAGCCAGAGCAGCGCCCCACTGCTGAGGAGGTGCACCTCCTGCTCTCGTACCTGTGCGCCAAGGGAGCGTCGGAGGCTGAGGAGGAGTTTGAGCGGCGCTGGAACTCCATGAAGCCTGGCggcggtggtggtggaggaggcggCTCGGGCTCGGGCTCCAGCCATGTGGGCGTTGAGCTCTCGTCCTTCCCCCTCCTggagcatttctccaatgatggCGACGACGTCCTGACCGTCATGGAGACGAGCCACGGCCTGAACTTTGAGTACAAGTGGGACCAAGGGAAGACTGAGCACCTGCCGGCCTCGGCCATGAGCCCTCGCGACGCCGCGCGTTACCACGAGCTCTACTATGCCgccagcggcagcagcggcggaaGAGGGGACGGCAGGCACCTCAGCCTGGGGGTCTCGCCCTCCTGCTACGAGTGCAAAGTGCAGGGCTGCCCTGGCCTGCACACGCCAGGTGTGGTGCCCGTGCTGAGCGCCCACAGCCCCTCCCTGAACAGCGAGTACTACATCCGTATTGAGGAGGCGGCTTCCGAGGGCAGCGGGACGGACCTCGACTACACCATGTGCTCCTACAGCCCGGAGTTTGGCCGCCCCTCCCACTGGCAAGCCAAGGAGGGCTGCTATGAGTCGAACAGCAGCCCCACCGTCTCACTCACCATGGAGCCCCTGCTGGGGCATTCTGGCGCACATGGGGACAGCGGCCACTGGGAGCCCCCTGACTACTACTCCTATGGAGGGCAAGGGGACAAGGAGGCCTCGCCGTACTACGAGGCCTCCCTGAAAGATGGCCCTGAGGACTACCTGCTTGAGGAGCACGGGGCTTCCGAGTGGCCTGTGGCAGCTCCTCAGAAAAGCATATTTGCTGACCCGCTTGGTGTTTCGCCCTCGGTGGGCTACGCCTACAAGGAGGAGGCCGCAGTGGCAGACTCGGTCACTCTGgaactgggagaggaggaggaagaggaagaggaggaggaggaggagaactcgTGTGGCAGTCCTGGGAGCGAAGGGGATGAGAACAATGGGTCCCCTTCCTCCAGCAAGCACTGGACGTCCAACACCTCCGCCAATAACAACAGCTGCCACCTGCTGCCGCCGTGTGAGCCACCTGCCAAAGACAGCTGGTGCTACCGCCACATGATCACTTTCCAGGGGCTCATGGCAGAGCCGCTGTGTACTGTACCCCGTGATGGCCCCACGCTAGGCATCGAGGACTTGCGAGCGGCCCTTCTGGGCGAGGAGCGGGTGGCATCATCTCACACGGGCTCCCCCTGCCCGGACACCGACTTGCCTTCAGAGGAACGAGCGTCAGCCAAGGTTGCCAGCGTAGAGATCAGCGCAGGCAATGCCACGAATCCCTTGACCGAGAGCGGGCTGGAGTGCCTCCTGGCTGCCACCACTCCACCACCACCAGGGGATACGGATTCAGTGGCGTCAGTGCTGGAACCTGTCAACAACACGGACGCAGGGGATGCCACCGTGCCAGAGGAGGAGGCACCAGGAACTGGGGAAGACCCCGTCGTGGTGGAAGAGGCCTCGGCCGAATGCTCACCCAAGGTGCCGCGAGAGATCAACGTGGACAGTGGCAAGAACACCACGACCGGTGAGCAGGACAGGACACCAGACAAGACGGTTTCCAGCGCCAGCTTCCCTGACTTGGATGAGGCCAGCGACGAGGACACGGCTGAGCTCACATCCGGTGTCTTCACTGATTTCCCAGTTGATTGTACTGAGCGGCAGGACGTTATCGTCACCCTCAAGTCCTTGCAGAAGCAGGTGGAGACCCCTGACTCGCTGGAGTTGCTGGacatcccctccaccaccagctccTGCGAGGCGTTCAGCCCCACAGCCTATGTGCCCTCGAGCCAGCCTAAAGCCTTAGACAGCGGCTACGACACAGAGAACTACGAGTCGCCTGAATTTGTCCTGAAGGAGCCTCACGAGCCACGGGAGCCCGAGGCCTTCACCCAGCTAGAAAAGGCACCAGATGGCCCCGAGGGCCCAGCCAAAGAGCTGAGCCTGTCCAACTCCTTCAGCGCTGAGCTGCAGGCCTTAGACGAGAAGAACCCTTACCGTGACTCGGCCTACTTCTCCGACTATGACACCGAAGGGGGGACTCGGGAGGACGGGGAAGGGGACAGTGATGGTTCTGAGGGGCACGAGCCAGAGCTCCCCCAGGTGGACGTTGGAGAGTTGGGGAAGGACCCCGCCCAAAATAGCTCAGGCGAGTCTCGGCCTACCTTGCTTGAGCCCACTTGCCCACAGGAAGACGGCATGGGGTGTACCTTTCCTCCAGCGACTAGCGACCAGGGCACGGGGACAAGCCTGTCACAAGAGCTGGTAGTGAATGGAGTCACTGTTGCTGAGCTGGACTCATCCAGAGGCAAGAGCGACGAGGCTGTTGCCCTGCCCCAGGTGCCACCCCCTGCCACCAGGTCCTTTTTCTTGTCTCCTGTGGTTGCGAGTCCGGATGTGCCGAATGGGGCTTGTGAGGGAGATGTGGGGACGGGGAGCAATGCAGTGGCAAGGGCAGCAGAGGAACCCGGGGAAGGGCAGGAACGATGCTGCCCTGGCGAGCAGCCCCAGAGCAGCCCTGGGCTCTCTCTGGACCTTTCGTCGGCGCCATCTCGGCATCCGTCTGTCCCTGCTGAGCTCGAGGAAGAGGAGGACGACACGGAGGACAGCGATGAGTCGGACGAGGAGCTGCGGTGCTACAACATCCAGGACCAGAGCGAGGAGAGCGAGGAGGagctgcctgctgtgcccattGTGGTGGCCGAGAGCCACAGCGCCCGCAACCTGCGCAGCCTGCTCAAGATGCCcagcctgctggtggagacctTCTGCGATGACCTCGAACGCAAGAAGAAAGCCGTCTCTTTCATCGAAGATGTCACCGTCTACCTCTTTGACCAG GAAAGCCCCACGAAGGAACTGGCAGAGCATCCTTTCCCGGGAGTAACAGAACCTCCTGTGGCGCCACCTGTGCATAAGGACAGCAACGGTTCCCCAAGCCCAGCAGAGAGAACAGATGCCCCCAGCAGTTCGCCGGAAGGGAGCATCTCTGAAGAGAGTAAGG GTGGTGCTTTTGAGTGGGAAGATGACTTCCCCCTCATGGCAGTGAAAGCATCCGTCATGCCATCGTTGACGTCGGCAGCACCTGAGCCTGCCCTCCCCGGACTGCCACCTACACTAGTGCCAGCTCAGAAGCAGGTGCTGCCCATCCAGTTTTCACGCTTCACAGTCTCACCTGCCCCCGTGTCAAGGTTCTCCATCACACACGTCACTGACTCGGACGCCGGGTCTGTAGGAG gaAGCAGTGAAAACAGAGGCGACAGAGAATGA
- the AATK gene encoding serine/threonine-protein kinase LMTK1 isoform X4, with translation MLACLCCKKGGIGFKSWRSESREKRLRMVLRCLPCTGASTVPKTACNVELGNPGQPSPCPLTKEFDNAEGEEYASEFSAQGSPATQNGPEVYILPLTEVSLPMSRQPGRSVQLLKSTDLGRHSLLYLKEIGHGWFGKVFLGEVNAGLSSTQVVVKELKASASVQDQMQFLEEAQPYRALQHTNLLQCLAQCAEVTPYLLVMEFCPLGDLKGYLRSCHAAEALAPDPLTLQRMACEVSCGLLHLHRNNYVHSDLALRNCLLTADLTVKIGDYGLSHCKYKDDYFVTADQLWVPLRWVAPELIDEVHGNLLIVDQTKTSNIWSLGVTIWELFELGSQPYCHYSDRQVLTYAIKEQQLKLPKPQLPLSLSDRWYEVMQFCWLQPEQRPTAEEVHLLLSYLCAKGASEAEEEFERRWNSMKPGGGGGGGGGSGSGSSHVGVELSSFPLLEHFSNDGDDVLTVMETSHGLNFEYKWDQGKTEHLPASAMSPRDAARYHELYYAASGSSGGRGDGRHLSLGVSPSCYECKVQGCPGLHTPGVVPVLSAHSPSLNSEYYIRIEEAASEGSGTDLDYTMCSYSPEFGRPSHWQAKEGCYESNSSPTVSLTMEPLLGHSGAHGDSGHWEPPDYYSYGGQGDKEASPYYEASLKDGPEDYLLEEHGASEWPVAAPQKSIFADPLGVSPSVGYAYKEEAAVADSVTLELGEEEEEEEEEEEENSCGSPGSEGDENNGSPSSSKHWTSNTSANNNSCHLLPPCEPPAKDSWCYRHMITFQGLMAEPLCTVPRDGPTLGIEDLRAALLGEERVASSHTGSPCPDTDLPSEERASAKVASVEISAGNATNPLTESGLECLLAATTPPPPGDTDSVASVLEPVNNTDAGDATVPEEEAPGTGEDPVVVEEASAECSPKVPREINVDSGKNTTTGEQDRTPDKTVSSASFPDLDEASDEDTAELTSGVFTDFPVDCTERQDVIVTLKSLQKQVETPDSLELLDIPSTTSSCEAFSPTAYVPSSQPKALDSGYDTENYESPEFVLKEPHEPREPEAFTQLEKAPDGPEGPAKELSLSNSFSAELQALDEKNPYRDSAYFSDYDTEGGTREDGEGDSDGSEGHEPELPQVDVGELGKDPAQNSSGESRPTLLEPTCPQEDGMGCTFPPATSDQGTGTSLSQELVVNGVTVAELDSSRGKSDEAVALPQVPPPATRSFFLSPVVASPDVPNGACEGDVGTGSNAVARAAEEPGEGQERCCPGEQPQSSPGLSLDLSSAPSRHPSVPAELEEEEDDTEDSDESDEELRCYNIQDQSEESEEELPAVPIVVAESHSARNLRSLLKMPSLLVETFCDDLERKKKAVSFIEDVTVYLFDQESPTKELAEHPFPGVTEPPVAPPVHKDSNGSPSPAERTDAPSSSPEGSISEESKGGAFEWEDDFPLMAVKASVMPSLTSAAPEPALPGLPPTLVPAQKQVLPIQFSRFTVSPAPVSRFSITHVTDSDAGSVGGSSENRGDRE, from the exons ATGTTGGCCTGTCTGTGCTGCAAGAAGGGGGGCATTGGCTTCAAG AGCTGGAGAAGCGAATCCCGGGAGAAGAGGCTGAGGATGGTTTTGAGGTGTCTGCCCTGCACGGGGGCCAGCACAGTGCCAAAAACAGCCTGTAATGTAGAACTGGGGAACCCTGGGcagccctccccctgccccctgacCAAG GAATTTGATAATGCCGAGGGAGAAGAGTATGCTAGTGAATTCTCAGCCCAGGGCTCACCCGCTACCCAGAATGGCCCAGAAGTTTACATTCTGCCTCTCACCGAAGTCTCCTTGCCCATGTCCAGGCAACCTGGGCGCTCAG TGCAGCTGCTCAAATCCACTGACCTGGGACGCCATAGCCTGCTATACCTCAAGGAAATTGGCCATGGATGGTTTGGCAAG GTGTTCCTCGGTGAGGTGAATGCAGGGCTGAGCAGCACTCAGGTGGTAGTGAAGGAACTCAAAGCCAGTGCCAGTGTTCAAGATCAGATGCAGTTCCTGGAAGAGGCCCAGCCTTACAG GGCACTCCAGCATACCAATCTCCTTCAGTGCCTGGCCCAGTGTGCAGAAGTGACGCCCTACCTGCTGGTGATGGAGTTCTGCCCATTG GGTGACCTGAAGGGCTACCTGCGGAGCTGCCATGCGGCCGAGGCACTGGCACCAGACCCCCTCACCTTGCAACGTATGGCCTGCGAGGTGTCCTGCGGCCTGCTGCATCTTCACCGCAACAACTACGTGCACAG TGACCTGGCGCTGCGGAACTGCTTACTCACGGCTGACCTGACAGTCAAAATCGGCGACTACGGCCTCTCTCACTGCAAATACAAA GATGACTACTTTGTGACGGCTGACCAACTGTGGGTACCCCTGCGCTGGGTGGCGCCTGAACTCATCGACGAGGTGCATGGCAACCTGCTTATTGTTGACCAGACCAAGACCAGCAATATCTG GTCCTTGGGCGTGACCATCTGGGAGCTCTTTGAGCTGGGCAGCCAGCCCTACTGCCACTACTCGGACCGGCAGGTGCTCACTTACGCCATCAAGGAGCAGCAGCTTAAACTTCCTAAGCCGCAGCTCCCACTCTCACTGTCTGACCGCTG GTACGAGGTGATGCAGTTTTGCTGGCTGCAGCCAGAGCAGCGCCCCACTGCTGAGGAGGTGCACCTCCTGCTCTCGTACCTGTGCGCCAAGGGAGCGTCGGAGGCTGAGGAGGAGTTTGAGCGGCGCTGGAACTCCATGAAGCCTGGCggcggtggtggtggaggaggcggCTCGGGCTCGGGCTCCAGCCATGTGGGCGTTGAGCTCTCGTCCTTCCCCCTCCTggagcatttctccaatgatggCGACGACGTCCTGACCGTCATGGAGACGAGCCACGGCCTGAACTTTGAGTACAAGTGGGACCAAGGGAAGACTGAGCACCTGCCGGCCTCGGCCATGAGCCCTCGCGACGCCGCGCGTTACCACGAGCTCTACTATGCCgccagcggcagcagcggcggaaGAGGGGACGGCAGGCACCTCAGCCTGGGGGTCTCGCCCTCCTGCTACGAGTGCAAAGTGCAGGGCTGCCCTGGCCTGCACACGCCAGGTGTGGTGCCCGTGCTGAGCGCCCACAGCCCCTCCCTGAACAGCGAGTACTACATCCGTATTGAGGAGGCGGCTTCCGAGGGCAGCGGGACGGACCTCGACTACACCATGTGCTCCTACAGCCCGGAGTTTGGCCGCCCCTCCCACTGGCAAGCCAAGGAGGGCTGCTATGAGTCGAACAGCAGCCCCACCGTCTCACTCACCATGGAGCCCCTGCTGGGGCATTCTGGCGCACATGGGGACAGCGGCCACTGGGAGCCCCCTGACTACTACTCCTATGGAGGGCAAGGGGACAAGGAGGCCTCGCCGTACTACGAGGCCTCCCTGAAAGATGGCCCTGAGGACTACCTGCTTGAGGAGCACGGGGCTTCCGAGTGGCCTGTGGCAGCTCCTCAGAAAAGCATATTTGCTGACCCGCTTGGTGTTTCGCCCTCGGTGGGCTACGCCTACAAGGAGGAGGCCGCAGTGGCAGACTCGGTCACTCTGgaactgggagaggaggaggaagaggaagaggaggaggaggaggagaactcgTGTGGCAGTCCTGGGAGCGAAGGGGATGAGAACAATGGGTCCCCTTCCTCCAGCAAGCACTGGACGTCCAACACCTCCGCCAATAACAACAGCTGCCACCTGCTGCCGCCGTGTGAGCCACCTGCCAAAGACAGCTGGTGCTACCGCCACATGATCACTTTCCAGGGGCTCATGGCAGAGCCGCTGTGTACTGTACCCCGTGATGGCCCCACGCTAGGCATCGAGGACTTGCGAGCGGCCCTTCTGGGCGAGGAGCGGGTGGCATCATCTCACACGGGCTCCCCCTGCCCGGACACCGACTTGCCTTCAGAGGAACGAGCGTCAGCCAAGGTTGCCAGCGTAGAGATCAGCGCAGGCAATGCCACGAATCCCTTGACCGAGAGCGGGCTGGAGTGCCTCCTGGCTGCCACCACTCCACCACCACCAGGGGATACGGATTCAGTGGCGTCAGTGCTGGAACCTGTCAACAACACGGACGCAGGGGATGCCACCGTGCCAGAGGAGGAGGCACCAGGAACTGGGGAAGACCCCGTCGTGGTGGAAGAGGCCTCGGCCGAATGCTCACCCAAGGTGCCGCGAGAGATCAACGTGGACAGTGGCAAGAACACCACGACCGGTGAGCAGGACAGGACACCAGACAAGACGGTTTCCAGCGCCAGCTTCCCTGACTTGGATGAGGCCAGCGACGAGGACACGGCTGAGCTCACATCCGGTGTCTTCACTGATTTCCCAGTTGATTGTACTGAGCGGCAGGACGTTATCGTCACCCTCAAGTCCTTGCAGAAGCAGGTGGAGACCCCTGACTCGCTGGAGTTGCTGGacatcccctccaccaccagctccTGCGAGGCGTTCAGCCCCACAGCCTATGTGCCCTCGAGCCAGCCTAAAGCCTTAGACAGCGGCTACGACACAGAGAACTACGAGTCGCCTGAATTTGTCCTGAAGGAGCCTCACGAGCCACGGGAGCCCGAGGCCTTCACCCAGCTAGAAAAGGCACCAGATGGCCCCGAGGGCCCAGCCAAAGAGCTGAGCCTGTCCAACTCCTTCAGCGCTGAGCTGCAGGCCTTAGACGAGAAGAACCCTTACCGTGACTCGGCCTACTTCTCCGACTATGACACCGAAGGGGGGACTCGGGAGGACGGGGAAGGGGACAGTGATGGTTCTGAGGGGCACGAGCCAGAGCTCCCCCAGGTGGACGTTGGAGAGTTGGGGAAGGACCCCGCCCAAAATAGCTCAGGCGAGTCTCGGCCTACCTTGCTTGAGCCCACTTGCCCACAGGAAGACGGCATGGGGTGTACCTTTCCTCCAGCGACTAGCGACCAGGGCACGGGGACAAGCCTGTCACAAGAGCTGGTAGTGAATGGAGTCACTGTTGCTGAGCTGGACTCATCCAGAGGCAAGAGCGACGAGGCTGTTGCCCTGCCCCAGGTGCCACCCCCTGCCACCAGGTCCTTTTTCTTGTCTCCTGTGGTTGCGAGTCCGGATGTGCCGAATGGGGCTTGTGAGGGAGATGTGGGGACGGGGAGCAATGCAGTGGCAAGGGCAGCAGAGGAACCCGGGGAAGGGCAGGAACGATGCTGCCCTGGCGAGCAGCCCCAGAGCAGCCCTGGGCTCTCTCTGGACCTTTCGTCGGCGCCATCTCGGCATCCGTCTGTCCCTGCTGAGCTCGAGGAAGAGGAGGACGACACGGAGGACAGCGATGAGTCGGACGAGGAGCTGCGGTGCTACAACATCCAGGACCAGAGCGAGGAGAGCGAGGAGGagctgcctgctgtgcccattGTGGTGGCCGAGAGCCACAGCGCCCGCAACCTGCGCAGCCTGCTCAAGATGCCcagcctgctggtggagacctTCTGCGATGACCTCGAACGCAAGAAGAAAGCCGTCTCTTTCATCGAAGATGTCACCGTCTACCTCTTTGACCAG GAAAGCCCCACGAAGGAACTGGCAGAGCATCCTTTCCCGGGAGTAACAGAACCTCCTGTGGCGCCACCTGTGCATAAGGACAGCAACGGTTCCCCAAGCCCAGCAGAGAGAACAGATGCCCCCAGCAGTTCGCCGGAAGGGAGCATCTCTGAAGAGAGTAAGG GTGGTGCTTTTGAGTGGGAAGATGACTTCCCCCTCATGGCAGTGAAAGCATCCGTCATGCCATCGTTGACGTCGGCAGCACCTGAGCCTGCCCTCCCCGGACTGCCACCTACACTAGTGCCAGCTCAGAAGCAGGTGCTGCCCATCCAGTTTTCACGCTTCACAGTCTCACCTGCCCCCGTGTCAAGGTTCTCCATCACACACGTCACTGACTCGGACGCCGGGTCTGTAGGAG gaAGCAGTGAAAACAGAGGCGACAGAGAATGA